One window of Xylocopa sonorina isolate GNS202 chromosome 9, iyXylSono1_principal, whole genome shotgun sequence genomic DNA carries:
- the Garz gene encoding sec7 domain-containing protein garz, whose translation MGRIAKMAYPGGGLYVVEGEVCLLVTAMRRGVRWSSHSHQDDDQDALIKGLFNLKEVLNEAKDLSHLEPEVFLAPFLEIIRSEETTGPVTSLALSAVNKMISYGLIDSEHPAIAQCVKAIADAVTHARFVGTDASGDGVVLMRILQVLRALMLAPAGDYLSNESICEIMLSCFRICFETRLSELLRRTAEHCLRDMVQYLFTRLPQFADDTRVLLNMKKMRTNSMESTRSKNRKNKSHSKQKAKLSADSVSDTESQVQSPTERIRSHPLATPATSPGNIVDMQGSLDHAGVEKVDEEKADKDTKKDVNDISEAIKQEDESSVKKENEDVKDVQECKQSNNETEDKTSIVNEKVQDPQKEDKNVENVELDDQNQTKKIDLSKCESGENLTKPIDDDKNKDIINSPAGSVEDLSVDESTSLINKISKIKESEQVEEYINAQGVRFMPHQQLAPYGALCVRELFRFLVSLCSPLDKQNNEVMTHLGLSLLQVALEIAADYLSNFPSLLALVKDDLCRNLILLLGTDRLSILAADLQVSFLLFESQREHLKFQMEHYISKLMEIVSSDSNRISYDQRELALEAIIRLWRIPGLPAELYLNYDCGLYSTNLYEELMKLLSKNASALMGNMHNMQFISLDAIFILITGMEIRCKGYKELCKPSRHSASPNLPTREELLAIKTNKRWLALGTEKFNENPREGIAKLTEHGLLGGTPGNPDPEKVAKLLKENPGLDKKAIGEYISKKENKSVLNCFVHNFNLKNMRIDQALRLYLESFRLPGEAPLISLLLEKFAEHWHDSNGKPFASADAAFTLAYAVIMLNVDQHNYNVKRQNNPMTADEFKRNLKKVNGGADFDQEMLDEIYTSIKGEEIVMPAEQTGLVKDNYLWKVLLRRGAGLESFYLKVGDCGEFVDKELAEQAWAPIISALCRAYDKAPDRTLQRRVAEAFLRCASISAHYGMSSDLDTLIVSLCKFTGLATGGEPDQVVLQLGGSSKCQLAARTLFKITHIHGDAIRASWKNIIDCLQSLYKARLLPKSLTEGEDFIDPSGKISLLREPSTPKPAPVDQGILSSLYSYIALDSSRMSHPAETTARKRATEFVANCYLKQIIEESKFLQVESLRSLVGALVFTNSNEEDVSVFLLELLLEVTIQNRDRVACIWPIVQAHLDGLLTTAARENQPYLLERVTVGMLRLAIRLLRGEECACTALPPLLPLTHLPSATSAPLARQIAYGLFELLKTGAANIHSTEDWKVVFSLLECAGAGALLPKQSNTVLDEAINSRTSVLDPRPISPVPEWVLVSPTGTEAPLPVTADTIVLDRDLQPHDPAALVKCCESLTFLVRDVAHVTPFNFELCIRCARTFAEAVLQCLGKRNKVHSGSEESVSSNITASYQQTPIQLLDLMHTLHTRTAQIFRWWAIEEGNSADGVSLWPQAWRPLLQGIARLCCDARRPVRTAAITYLQSTLLAHDLAQLSAVEWSQCLEQVLFPLLAQLLGPIASNDPIGVEETRVRAAMLLSKVFLHHLNPLLTLPGFLPLWLTVLSLLRAYMHADNSELLFEAIPESLKNMLLVMSSANVLAPTSNLWAPTWRTIDAFLPNLRTELFVEPPVVSTPSSPQSSQTQQTAQVISLVEQQQPSFPGSIAPPQPQPTVVLDESASTQNEADQVSRNWIEPNSQSLSSSSSLEATNLISTTIPQQMITLVDQQPPNVSSPVAMRPTVQEPIDVCHIVGHVPSPITESEERASIVSGLPHVSSQENPERLSIQIVSGNNESEQTVSPNEYEDWRQQQQFQRAPLHSQGVQHSTYKQETEHTGTLNTSLHANSSQTMTVDSATATMFNSAAYFSEDPAADRLFAVTNP comes from the exons ATGGGCAGAATCGCGAAAATGGCCTATCCAGGGGGTGGTTTGTACGTTGTCGAGGGTGAAGTCTGTCTCCTGGTAACGGCTATGAGACGAGGTGTTCGATGGTCCTCTCACTCCCATCAG GATGACGATCAGGATGCTCTTATAAAAGGATTATTCAATTTGAAAGAGGTGTTGAACGAAGCTAAAGATTTATCTCACTTAGAACCGGAAGTGTTTCTAGCTCCGTTTCTTGAGATTATAAGGTCTGAAGAAACAACTGGACCTGTTACTAGTCTTGCGTTGTCTGCTGTTAATAAAATGATATCTTATGGTCTTATTG ATTCCGAGCATCCCGCAATAGCTCAATGCGTAAAAGCTATTGCTGATGCTGTTACGCATGCAAGATTCGTAGGAACCGATGCATCGGGAGATGGGGTTGTTCTAATGCGAATACTTCAGGTTCTGAGAGCTCTTATGTTAGCACCAGCTGGAGATTATCTTTCAAATGAAAGCATTTGTGAAATTATGCTCAGTTGTTTTAGAATATGCTTTGAAACACGTTTAAGTG AACTATTAAGAAGAACTGCAGAGCATTGTTTACGAGATATGGTACAATATCTTTTTACCCGATTACCTCAATTTGCGGATGATACAAGAGTTTTACTAAATATGAAA AAAATGAGAACAAATAGTATGGAAAGTACACGTAGTAAAAACAGAAAGAATAAAAGCCACTCTAAACAGAAGGCAAAACTGAGTGCTGATAGTGTAAGCGATACAGAAAGTCAAGTTCAAAGCCCAACTGAAAGAATCAGATCTCATCCCTTAGCAACACCTGCTACTTcaccaggaaatattgttgacaTGCAAGGTTCTTTAGATCATGCCGGCGTTGAGAAAGTAGATGAAGAGAAGGCTGATAAAGATACCAAGAAAGATGTTAATGATATCAGTGAAGCTATCAAGCAAGAAGATGAATCAAGTGTTAAGAAGGAGAACGAGGATGTAAAAGATGTACAAGAGTGTAAACAGAGTAATAACGAAACAGAGGATAAGACAAGCATTGTCAATGAAAAAGTGCAAGATCCACAGAAAGAGGATAAAAATGTAGAGAATGTAGAGTTAGATGATCAGAATCAAACAAAGAAAATTGATTTATCGAAATGTGAAAGTGGAG aaAATCTCACAAAACCAATCGATGATGATAAAAACAAGGATATAATAAATTCCCCGGCAGGAAGCGTAGAAGATTTATCAGTAGATGAAAGTACAAGTCTAATAAATAAGATATCTAAAATTAAAGAATCTGAGCAagtcgaagaatacataaaCGCCCAGGGAGTCCGTTTCATGCCGCATCAGCAGCTAGCACCATACGGTGCTCTATGCGTGCGCGAATTATTTAGATTTCTCGTATCTCTATGTAGCCCTCTCGATAAGCAAAATAACGAAGTTATGACCCATCTTGGGCTGAGTTTATTACAAGTAGCCTTAGAAATTGCCGCCGACTATCTCTCCAATTTTCCATCGTTATTGGCGCTTGTGAAAGATGATCTCTGCAGGAATCTTATTTTG CTTCTTGGTACAGATCGATTGTCGATCCTAGCAGCGGATTTGCAAGTATCTTTCTTATTATTTGAATCACAAAGGGAACATTTAAAGTTTCAAATGGAACATTACATAAGTAAACTAATGGAAATAGTAAGTTCTGATTCGAATCGGATATCATATGACCAACGTGAATTAGCTCTCG AGGCAATTATACGATTATGGAGAATACCCGGTTTACCAGCCGAATTGTACTTGAACTATGATTGTGGCTTGTATTCTACCAATTTATACGAGGAATTAATGAAACTTCTGTCGAAG AATGCTTCAGCGTTAATGGGTAATATGCATAATATGCAATTTATTTCATTGGACGCTATATTCATATTAATTACTGGaatggaaatcagatgcaaaGGATATAAAGAATTATGCAAACCTTCACGGCATAGTGCCTCACCAAATCTTCCAACACGAGAGGAGTTACTAGCTATAAAAACAAACAAACGG TGGTTGGCTCTCGGTACAGAAAAGTTTAATGAAAATCCGCGAGAAGGGATCGCTAAACTTACAGAACATGGTCTTTTGGGTGGAACACCAGGAAATCCTGATCCAGAGAAGGTGGCAAAACTTTTAAAAGAGAATCCTGGCCTTGACAAGAAAGCTATCGGCGAATATATtagtaaaaaagaaaataaaagtgtTTTAAATTGTTTCGTTCATAACTTCAACTTGAAAAATATGCGAATAGATCAAGCTCTACGACTTTATTTAGAATCTTTCAGGCTTCCTGGCGAAGCTCCACTTATCTCCCTGTTGCTTGAAAAGTTCGCTGAACATTGGCAC GACAGTAATGGAAAGCCCTTTGCCTCAGCCGATGCTGCATTCACTTTGGCGTATGCTGTAATTATGTTAAACGTCGATCAACACAATTATAACGTAAAAAGACAGAATAATCCCATGACAGCTGACGAATTtaaaagaaatttgaaaaagGTGAACGGTGGCGCTGATTTCGACCAAGAAATGCTCGACGAAATATATACCTCTATTAA GGGTGAAGAAATTGTGATGCCGGCTGAACAGACCGGCTTGGTAAAAGATAATTACTTGTGGAAAGTTCTATTACGTAGAGGAGCTGGACTTGAAAGTTTCTATTTAAAAGTAGGAGATTGTGGTGAATTTGTAGACAAAGAGCTAGCTGAACAGGCATGGGCTCCAATCATAAGCGCGCTTTGCAGAGCGTATGACAAAGCACCTGATCGGACGTTGCAACGACGAGTCGCGGAAGCTTTTCTTCG TTGCGCTTCCATCAGCGCTCATTATGGGATGAGCAGCGACCTGGATACTCTCATAGTAAGTTTATGCAAATTCACTGGTCTTGCGACTGGCGGTGAACCTGACCAAGTAGTTTTACAACTTGGTGGAAGTAGTAAATGTCAATTAGCTGCACGTACACTCTTCAAAATTACTCACATACACGGGGATGCAATAAGAGCCTCTTGGAAGAATATCATTGATTGTTTGCAATCGTTATACAAAGCAAGGCTGTTGCCAAAGAGCTTGACGGAAGGAGAAGATTTTATCGATCCGTCGGGAAAGATATCGTTACTTCGAGAGCCCAGTACACCAAAACCGGCACCAGTAGATCAAGGAATATTATCtagtttatattcttatatcgctctGGACAGTTCACGCATGTCTCATCCGGCAGAAACCACCGCAAGGAAAAGAGCCACAGAATTCGTCGCCAACTGTTACCTTAAACAGATAATCGAGGAGAGCAAGTTCTTGCAGGTTGAATCGCTACGCTCTCTCGTCGGTGCCTTGGTATTTACGAACTCGAACGAAGAAGACGTGTCCGTATTCTTGTTAGAACTCTTGTTAGAAGTAACCATTCAGAATCGTGACAGAGTAGCGTGCATTTGGCCGATAGTTCAGGCTCATTTGGATGGGCTGTTAACAACAGCGGCGCGGGAAAATCAACCATATCTTTTAGAACGGGTTACCGTCGGAATGTTAAGATTGGCTATAAGATTGTTACGCGGAGAGGAATGCGCGTGCACTGCTTTGCCACCTTTGTTACCACTAACTCACCTACCCTCTGCCACGAGCGCACCGCTCGCAAGACAAATCGCGTACGGTTTGTTTGAATTGCTCAAAACTGGTGCTGCTAATATTCATAGCACGGAAGACTGGAAAGTGGTATTCAGCTTGTTGGAGTGTGCAGGTGCTGGGGCGCTACTGCCAAAGCAATCGAACACCGTGCTGGACGAGGCGATCAATTCCAGGACATCAGTTTTAGATCCTAGACCTATTAGTCCTGTGCCGGAATGGGTGCTAGTGTCTCCAACAGGGACGGAAGCACCGTTGCCTGTGACCGCCGACACGATTGTCTTGGATCGTGATTTACAGCCTCATGATCCAGCCGCTCTCGTTAAGTGCTGCGAAAGCTTGACGTTTCTAGTCAGAGATGTGGCTCACGTAACACCATTCAACTTCGAATTGTGCATTCGTTGCGCGAGAACGTTCGCCGAAGCAGTTCTTCAGTGTTTAGGAAAAAGGAATAAAGTGCACAGCGGGTCAGAAGAGTCTGTTAGTAGCAACATTACTGCTAGCTATCAGCAGACACCCATACAATTGTTAGATCTGATGCACACGCTTCATACTAGGACCGCTCAAATATTTCGATGGTGGGCTATCGAAGAGGGTAATAGCGCAGATGGCGTTTCCCTGTGGCCACAGGCGTGGAGGCCTTTGTTACAAGGGATCGCAAGGTTGTGTTGCGATGCTCGTAGACCGGTACGCACAGCAGCTATAACCTATCTTCAAAGTACTCTGCTAGCTCACGACTTAGCTCAGTTATCGGCAGTGGAATGGTCTCAGTGTTTGGAACAGGTTTTGTTCCCCCTGCTGGCTCAATTACTAGGCCCAATAGCGTCCAACGATCCGATCGGTGTGGAGGAGACCAGAGTTAGAGCAGCCATGTTGTTATCCAAAGTGTTTCTACACCATTTGAACCCGTTATTGACTTTACCTGGATTTCTACCACTCTGGTTAACCGTGTTAAGTTTACTccgcgcttacatgcacgccGATAATAGTGAGCTCCTATTCGAAGCTATACCGGAATCATTAAAGAATATGCTGTTAGTTATGTCTTCCGCCAACGTATTGGCTCCTACCTCGAATTTGTGGGCCCCAACTTGGAGAACGATCGATGCATTCTTGCCAAATTTGAGAACAGAATTGTTCGTAGAACCGCCGGTTGTTTCGACGCCATCCTCGCCGCAGTCATCTCAAACACAACAAACTGCGCAAGTGATTAGTTTGGTCGAGCAACAGCAACCATCCTTTCCTGGATCCATAGCGCCACCACAACCGCAGCCCACGGTCGTATTAGACGAGAGTGCGTCGACCCAAAACGAAGCTGACCAGGTTTCACGAAATTGGATAGAACCGAACTCGCAATCATTATCTTCATCCTCCTCTCTAGAAGCTACGAATCTGATCAGCACGACAATTCCACAACAGATGATTACATTAGTCGACCAACAGCCTCCGAATGTATCCAGTCCAGTCGCTATGCGTCCAACTGTGCAAGAACCTATCGACGTTTGTCACATTGTCGGCCACGTGCCCTCACCTATCACTGAATCTGAAGAAAGAGCGTCTATAGTATCGGGACTGCCGCATGTATCGAGTCAAGAGAACCCTGAACGATTATCAATACAAATCGTTAGTGGGAATAACGAATCAGAGCAGACCGTATCACCGAATGAGTACGAAGATTGGAGACAGCAACAGCAGTTCCAACGAGCTCCGTTACACTCGCAAGGTGTACAACATTCGACGTACAAACAAGAGACGGAACACACTGGAACGTTAAATACTTCGCTTCATGCAAATTCATCTCAG ACGATGACTGTAGATTCCGCAACAGCGACGATGTTTAATTCTGCAGCGTATTTTAGCGAAGATCCGGCGGCAGATCGACTGTTCGCCGTTACTAATCCTTGA
- the LOC143426982 gene encoding uncharacterized protein LOC143426982 yields MEENIKCSENDCKQNQNLPHIFKKHEPGYQSIKEVNFHVYLHNIFLYVTNIPEFVPLNVNYLLQNDTMYMIAKEQDYFDERNIFDTFHFLLCHLVVDQPTDPIQYLYRLLDDCILFRSGLKNPPLFWREKYLYIQMYTYSICYDFYAFHFVFTVRVRHVDAIFKSVAPFDSELLSLDGYKTAMKVLGVRFCDPCPAQLVSGHIDQRTFCTEALNNMKEELMRIVNGTN; encoded by the exons atggaagaaaatattaaatgctcTGAAAATGATTGTAAACAGAATCAAAATTTACCACATATTTTTAAGAAACACGAGCCTGGATATCAGTCCATTAAAGAGGTAAATTTTCATGTTTATCTACATAATATATTTCTATATGTTACAAACATCCCCGAATTTGTTCCTTTAAATGTAAATTATCTATTACAGAACGATACGATGTATATGATAGCCAAAGAACAAGATTACTTCGATGAAAGAAAtatttttgatacatttcattttCTCCTTTGTCATTTGGTTGTTGATCAACCAACGGATCCTATCCAATACCTGTACCGACTACTCGACGACTGCATATTATTTAGATCAGGTCTCAAAAACCCACCGTTATTCTGGAGAGAGAAGTACCTTTACATACAAATGTACACATATAGCATATGCTACGATTTTTACGCTTTTCATTTTGTGTTCACCGTACGTGTTAGACACGTCGACGCAATATTTAAAAGTGTTGCTCCTTTTGACTCGGAACTATTGTCCCTGGATGGTTATAAAACTGCAATGAAAGTTTTGGGCGTACGTTTTTGCGATCCTTGTCCGGCTCAACTCGTATCGGGACATATAGATCAGCGAACTTTTTGCACAGAAGC ATTGAACAACATGAAAGAGGAACTGATGCGTATTGTGAATGGAACCAATTGA
- the Metrn gene encoding meteorin translates to MRTFKFIVRTVLLLFLLLLSIVSSASSIYEHVALQSADQCDWIGSGGGGRGVRPVYLRCSRGTVLWRYPRGALRVVLSPPVLTGFVSKVRYEFVGAKDTNKRNNSISNSIEDAFRLSGFRTCTKVSGPVRVYLETHGKLRPVYSPRDGKHKAAHRCFHAKKQPAALYIEAEELAAGARHDVRLQYDLELRYFDDRHERARRYNGDEEEEDCRPCSMNELAKAYCQSDLVARGTVSAVQKQPSLEAAELMLRVTKTLRRIEENENNNEADVMDSHNRRNVRVRVPTACDARHGQGEFVIMAKRRLGDLVLVCAPRLETWVKTVRELETAPCVLRS, encoded by the exons ATGAGAACGTTCAAGTTCATTGTCCGTACGGtgcttttattatttttattgctACTTAGCATCGTGTCATCGGCATCCTCTATCTATGAACATGTTGCTCTTCAAAGCGCTGACCAATGTGACTGGATTGGAAG CGGAGGCGGTGGTCGAGGTGTTCGACCGGTGTATCTACGCTGTTCCAGAGGAACTGTACTTTGGCGTTATCCACGCGGAGCTTTGCGCGTAGTTCTTTCGCCACCAGTCTTAACTGGATTCGTATCGAAAGTCCGTTACGAATTCGTTGGAGCAAAGGACACGAACAAAAGGAACAACAGCATTTCGAACAGCATCGAAGATGCTTTTCGATTATCTGGTTTTCGTACTTGTACGAAAGTTTCCGGACCGGTAAGAGTATATCTGGAGACACATGGAAAACTACGTCCCGTGTATTCACCGAGGGACGGTAAGCACAAAGCTGCACATAGATGTTTCCACGCGAAGAAACAACCAGCAGCACTTTACATCGAAGCGGAAGAACTTGCGGCTGGTGCGCGGCACGATGTGCGACTACAATACGATTTGGAATTGCGATACTTCGATGATCGACACGAAAGAGCACGACGTTATAATGGtgacgaggaagaagaagattGTAGACCATGTTCTATGAATGAACTAGCCAAGGCTTACTGTCAGAGCGATTTGGTAGCCAGAGGAACCGTGAGTGCGGTTCAGAAACAACCGAGCTTGGAAGCTGCCGAGCTCATGCTTAGAGTAACGAAGACATTGCGTCGAATCGAAGAAAATGAG AACAACAACGAAGCAGACGTTATGGATTCCCATAATCGCAGAAATGTTCGTGTAAGAGTACCAACCGCCTGTGACGCACGCCACGGTCAAGGGGAGTTTGTGATAATGGCTAAAAGAAGACTCGGTGATCTTGTTTTGGTTTGTGCACCGAGACTGGAAACTTGGGTAAAGACAGTCCGTGAACTGGAAACTGCACCCTGTGTTCTTCGAAGTTAG